In Nostoc sp. GT001, a genomic segment contains:
- a CDS encoding four helix bundle protein codes for MAESVIQQKSFKFTLEIIHLYIKLQNQREYVLSKQLLRSGTSIGANVEEASGGQSRKDFLAKMYIAYKEARETKYWLRLLQQSKLVNIDLTNELIYADEIIRILSSIVKTTEKSIGRSTLNS; via the coding sequence TTGGCAGAGAGTGTTATTCAACAGAAGAGTTTCAAATTTACTTTAGAAATTATTCACCTATATATTAAACTGCAAAATCAACGTGAATATGTGCTTTCTAAGCAATTACTACGAAGTGGGACAAGTATTGGCGCGAATGTTGAAGAGGCTAGCGGTGGTCAGAGTAGAAAAGATTTCTTGGCAAAAATGTATATTGCATACAAAGAAGCTAGGGAAACCAAATACTGGCTACGTCTACTACAACAGTCCAAACTAGTAAATATTGATTTAACTAATGAACTCATCTATGCAGACGAAATCATTCGGATTTTGAGTTCAATAGTCAAGACAACTGAAAAATCAATTGGTCGCTCAACTCTTAACTCCTAA
- a CDS encoding translocation/assembly module TamB, translating into MIKSTNQDIHSPSPIRKRLWLLVLSRGSIALSGLLLLGVLVGIWRLWTFVQTELTPLAQQSLTTTLNRPVKLGRVTQFSLTGVQFGASAIPATPTDADRATVESVEVGFDLLQLIFNRHLKLDVTLVNPDIYIDQDDQGRWVSTTIASSGGSSAIKTDLDYLRFRNAKLALMPDEREGXXGSRGSRGAGEQGAGGDKGARSSSSPVTFSQLNGSAQLLANNQLIRFEVGGQADSGGNISIQGETRSKVLAGTFQVQAQDFLAENITRLIKLPVDLQAGRANGDLLVRLTPGQQTLLFGNATVQGVTLQIPKVPQLLSNSQGNLRFQGTELQLNNVTSNYGKIPLVATGIVDTQAGLKLAARVNAVSLANAQETLKVKLPVAIAGQVQASLQITGSTKEPILSGSVATIQTARIDKVDFNRISSKFELVTSSSLLTLKDIQGKAKVGGDITGAGTIQLGKSPRLDLNFAAKNIPGDAIAKVYETTPTFQIGNVSGTAQLTGAPTNVQTVVQFQAPNGTYPGTGEVAIAPNRNVSFRNVALNVSGGTVRATGSYANERWQAVAVSSGVKLEPFVDKSQLQNVSLAGAQFNGSLILSGSTAPFEIATIRSDGAGVQIGGGTVAVSNIQLQDQSFSAQLVANGVRLGQILKQSPPALDNPLAGTFQIAGSRDDFSLKTFRGSGEGRLAIGKGTVTASNIQVANGVYQAQVQAKNVPVQKLAKVPKQFQGALNGQFNVAGSVESFQPQTIQANGQARINVAGGTITASNIQVANGLYQAQVQAKNVPVRQLAAVPPQFRGTLTGQVNVAGSVESFQPQTIQAMGQARVNVAGGTITASNIQVGNGVYQAQVQATNVPLQQLAAVPPQLRGTLTGQANVAGSVESFQPQTIQANGQGRLDVAGGNITASNIQVANGRYQAVVDAAGVELNRLNQQLRGQFGGQLQLAGNVGSSKLADVRAAGQVQLSQGIPGLERPLTAAIAWSGERLTIERATAPGLSVTGNILANATKAGIPEITALNLNVQAQNYNLKQLPINLPNQVAVAGSVDFNGQVTGKLPLPNVVGQINLRDLVVQDIAFEPLLTGNIDSEQGRGLSLNLAGNSDRLNFNLDANNRPKSFLVKWQQASATGNVQGNDWALKVANFPLQILNLTPPPITRLGAGKIAGLLTGDLLFNQQTLATTGNLAIANPQIGRVKGDRIAAQFRYGDGKATLTSSEFVKGKSSYALVGTVAQSPKGPQLQGKLNVKQGEIQDVLVVARVFDLQNLPGGSPEIYGTAADLTTNPQGTPDEPLLTQIQRFSEIEALVAEQEEQRLNSTPIPDLADLKGTFNGEVAVNTATPNGLSVDFNLNGQDFAWGKKEERNRFYTADQVIAEGNFENGVLSLRPLRIQSQNRLIAFTGNVGGDEQSGQLRVNNFPVQLLNNVVKLPVGITGNLNGTAALAGSIANPQARGELQITEGVLNQSKIESATASFSYADGRLNFGSTVAVAGPKPVDITGSIPYKLPFASVAPDSEQISLDMKLENEGLGLLNALTNQVVFERGEGEVDLKVRGTLQKPEVNGIATVNNATFSAQALPGKLRRVTGRVLFNFDSILVENLQGRFSRGKVEAAGEIPIFNNENVTIKNPLTVNLDQLALNLKGLYQGGASGNLQITGSALNPIIGGKVNLFDGKVLLAESTDATTSENGSIGVSPIKDNKQSKSEIGNGTGNTNARFNNLDLELGKNVQITRDPILNFRASGNLIVNGLINQPIPDGTIQLEKGGVNLFTTQFNLARGYKHTATFSPSQPRDPNLDIRLFAKVLDVTQSNDFSRVNSTGLSALESVRVEATINGLASKLNENLELTSSPSRSQTEIVALLGGGFVDTQGRADSTLGLINIAGSAVFNNFQSAFNQIGSTFGLSELRIFPTVISENPEAGRNNSTLELAAEAGVDISSKISVSSIKILTTNDPFQWGINYRINNEYRVRASTNLTDDSRAVVEYQKRF; encoded by the coding sequence ATGATTAAATCTACCAATCAAGATATTCATTCCCCCTCCCCTATCCGCAAACGTTTGTGGTTACTGGTGTTGAGCCGGGGTAGCATTGCCTTGAGTGGACTTTTGCTGTTAGGAGTTCTCGTTGGTATTTGGCGGTTGTGGACTTTTGTCCAAACAGAGTTAACGCCGTTAGCACAACAAAGTCTAACTACTACACTCAACCGTCCGGTAAAACTGGGAAGAGTCACACAATTTTCGTTGACAGGAGTACAGTTTGGGGCTTCAGCTATCCCAGCCACACCTACAGATGCAGATCGAGCCACAGTCGAATCTGTAGAGGTGGGTTTTGATTTGTTACAACTAATTTTTAATCGCCATTTAAAGCTAGATGTAACCTTAGTCAATCCAGATATTTATATTGACCAGGATGACCAAGGGCGTTGGGTTTCTACTACCATTGCGTCGTCAGGTGGAAGCAGTGCCATTAAAACCGATTTGGACTACCTGCGGTTTCGTAATGCCAAGCTGGCCTTGATGCCGGATGAGAGAGAGGGAGANNNNGGGAGCAGAGGGAGCAGGGGAGCAGGGGAGCAGGGAGCAGGGGGAGATAAGGGAGCAAGATCCTCCTCATCCCCCGTAACATTTTCTCAACTCAATGGATCTGCTCAACTTTTAGCAAATAACCAGTTGATACGGTTTGAAGTTGGGGGTCAAGCAGACAGTGGTGGCAATATTTCCATTCAGGGAGAGACACGTTCTAAGGTGCTAGCAGGGACTTTCCAGGTGCAGGCACAAGATTTTCTAGCTGAGAATATTACTCGGTTGATTAAGTTACCAGTAGACTTACAGGCGGGTCGAGCCAATGGCGATTTGTTAGTTCGGTTGACACCTGGACAGCAAACTCTATTGTTTGGCAACGCTACTGTGCAAGGGGTAACGCTGCAAATACCCAAAGTCCCGCAATTGTTGAGCAATAGTCAAGGAAACCTCCGCTTCCAAGGAACGGAGTTGCAGTTAAATAATGTGACTAGCAACTACGGCAAAATTCCTTTAGTGGCTACGGGAATCGTCGATACTCAAGCAGGTTTGAAGTTAGCAGCGCGTGTAAATGCGGTGAGTTTGGCGAATGCCCAGGAGACTCTCAAGGTAAAATTACCTGTAGCGATCGCTGGACAAGTACAAGCTTCTTTGCAGATTACCGGATCGACTAAAGAGCCAATTCTTTCCGGCTCAGTTGCCACTATCCAAACTGCCAGAATTGACAAAGTTGATTTTAATCGCATCAGTAGTAAGTTTGAGCTTGTTACTAGTTCCTCTTTACTGACCCTAAAAGATATTCAAGGTAAAGCTAAAGTCGGTGGTGATATCACGGGCGCTGGTACAATTCAACTCGGTAAAAGCCCACGACTGGATTTAAATTTCGCTGCCAAGAATATTCCAGGGGATGCGATCGCCAAAGTCTACGAAACAACACCTACCTTTCAAATCGGCAATGTCTCAGGTACAGCTCAACTAACTGGCGCTCCTACCAATGTCCAAACTGTGGTACAGTTTCAAGCTCCCAATGGAACTTATCCCGGAACTGGTGAAGTTGCGATCGCTCCAAATCGCAACGTATCTTTCCGCAATGTGGCTCTGAATGTAAGTGGTGGGACAGTTCGGGCAACTGGTAGTTATGCCAATGAGCGTTGGCAAGCTGTGGCTGTTTCCTCTGGGGTGAAGTTAGAACCTTTTGTAGACAAGAGTCAACTGCAAAATGTCTCTTTGGCTGGGGCACAGTTCAATGGTAGTCTCATCCTCTCAGGCAGCACAGCGCCATTTGAAATTGCCACTATTCGCAGTGATGGTGCAGGAGTTCAAATTGGTGGCGGCACAGTTGCAGTTTCTAATATCCAACTGCAAGACCAAAGTTTCTCGGCTCAACTGGTAGCTAATGGCGTGCGGTTGGGACAAATATTAAAACAGTCTCCCCCAGCTTTAGATAATCCTTTGGCGGGAACGTTCCAAATCGCAGGTAGCAGAGATGATTTTAGTCTGAAAACCTTCCGTGGCAGTGGTGAGGGTCGCCTTGCTATTGGCAAGGGTACGGTTACAGCCTCTAATATCCAAGTGGCGAATGGTGTCTATCAGGCACAAGTTCAGGCTAAGAATGTGCCTGTGCAGAAATTGGCAAAAGTACCAAAGCAGTTTCAAGGGGCATTAAATGGTCAGTTCAACGTAGCGGGTTCTGTTGAGTCTTTCCAACCGCAAACTATTCAAGCCAATGGTCAGGCGCGGATAAATGTTGCAGGTGGAACTATTACAGCCTCTAATATCCAAGTGGCGAATGGTTTATACCAGGCGCAAGTTCAGGCTAAGAATGTACCTGTGCGGCAGTTGGCAGCAGTACCACCGCAGTTTCGAGGGACGTTAACTGGTCAAGTAAACGTAGCGGGTTCTGTTGAGTCCTTCCAACCACAAACTATCCAAGCGATGGGTCAGGCGCGGGTCAATGTTGCGGGTGGAACTATTACAGCCTCTAATATCCAAGTGGGTAATGGTGTATACCAGGCGCAAGTTCAGGCAACTAATGTACCTTTACAACAATTAGCAGCAGTACCACCACAGTTGCGAGGGACGTTAACTGGTCAAGCAAACGTGGCGGGTTCTGTTGAATCCTTCCAACCGCAAACTATCCAAGCTAACGGTCAGGGACGGCTGGATGTTGCAGGTGGAAATATTACAGCCTCTAATATCCAAGTGGCTAATGGTCGCTATCAAGCTGTAGTTGATGCTGCTGGTGTGGAATTAAATCGGTTAAATCAGCAATTGCGGGGTCAGTTTGGCGGTCAGTTGCAATTAGCAGGCAATGTCGGATCGTCCAAATTAGCTGATGTGCGTGCTGCTGGACAGGTACAATTATCTCAAGGTATCCCTGGTCTTGAGCGACCTCTGACGGCTGCGATCGCTTGGAGTGGTGAAAGGCTGACTATTGAGCGAGCAACTGCTCCCGGTTTAAGTGTGACTGGTAACATATTAGCCAATGCAACAAAGGCAGGGATACCGGAAATTACTGCCCTAAATCTCAACGTCCAGGCGCAGAATTACAACTTAAAACAGTTACCGATTAATCTTCCCAATCAAGTTGCTGTGGCGGGAAGTGTAGATTTTAATGGTCAAGTCACTGGTAAACTGCCCTTGCCAAATGTAGTAGGGCAAATCAACTTACGAGATTTGGTTGTTCAAGATATTGCTTTTGAACCCTTGTTAACTGGAAACATTGATTCAGAACAGGGGCGCGGTTTGAGTTTGAACTTGGCGGGTAATAGCGATCGCTTGAACTTCAATTTAGATGCTAATAATCGCCCGAAATCCTTCTTAGTAAAATGGCAGCAAGCATCAGCCACAGGTAATGTTCAAGGAAATGATTGGGCGCTGAAAGTTGCCAATTTCCCCTTACAAATATTGAATTTGACTCCACCACCCATTACTCGCCTGGGTGCTGGTAAGATAGCTGGGTTGTTAACTGGGGATTTGCTGTTTAATCAGCAGACATTGGCAACAACGGGAAATTTAGCGATCGCAAATCCCCAAATTGGCCGGGTTAAAGGCGATCGAATAGCTGCTCAATTCCGCTACGGTGACGGTAAAGCCACACTCACTAGTAGCGAATTTGTCAAAGGAAAAAGTAGCTACGCCCTTGTCGGTACTGTGGCTCAAAGCCCTAAAGGGCCTCAATTACAAGGCAAACTGAACGTCAAGCAGGGTGAGATCCAAGATGTTCTGGTTGTAGCACGGGTATTTGATTTACAAAATTTGCCAGGTGGTTCGCCAGAAATTTACGGTACAGCAGCGGATCTGACTACCAATCCCCAAGGAACGCCAGATGAACCCTTATTAACCCAGATCCAACGGTTTTCTGAAATTGAAGCTTTGGTGGCAGAACAGGAAGAACAGCGACTTAATTCCACTCCCATACCAGATTTGGCAGACTTAAAGGGGACTTTCAATGGAGAAGTGGCTGTAAATACAGCTACACCCAATGGATTATCAGTGGATTTTAATTTGAATGGACAAGACTTTGCCTGGGGTAAAAAGGAAGAACGAAATCGTTTTTATACTGCCGATCAAGTTATTGCCGAAGGTAACTTTGAAAATGGTGTTTTGAGTTTGCGACCATTACGAATCCAGTCTCAAAACAGACTGATTGCGTTTACAGGTAACGTTGGTGGTGATGAACAATCTGGTCAGCTGCGGGTGAATAATTTTCCAGTACAACTATTGAATAATGTTGTCAAGCTACCAGTTGGAATCACAGGTAATCTTAACGGTACAGCAGCTTTAGCGGGCAGCATTGCTAATCCCCAAGCTAGAGGGGAATTGCAAATTACAGAAGGAGTACTAAATCAGAGCAAAATAGAGTCAGCAACAGCAAGTTTCAGCTATGCTGATGGACGTTTAAACTTTGGTAGTACTGTAGCAGTTGCTGGGCCAAAACCTGTTGATATTACTGGCAGCATCCCTTATAAATTACCTTTTGCTTCCGTCGCACCAGACAGCGAGCAAATCAGTTTGGATATGAAGTTGGAAAACGAGGGATTAGGGCTTTTAAACGCATTGACTAATCAAGTGGTATTTGAGAGAGGTGAAGGAGAAGTAGACCTCAAGGTGCGGGGAACACTGCAAAAACCCGAAGTAAATGGAATTGCTACTGTCAATAATGCGACTTTTTCAGCCCAGGCTTTGCCAGGTAAATTGAGACGCGTCACAGGTAGAGTGCTATTTAATTTTGACAGCATCTTAGTAGAAAATCTTCAAGGTAGATTTAGCCGTGGAAAGGTCGAAGCTGCTGGAGAAATTCCCATCTTCAACAATGAGAACGTAACTATCAAAAATCCCCTGACTGTTAATCTCGATCAGCTGGCGTTGAATCTCAAGGGACTTTATCAGGGAGGTGCTAGTGGCAATTTGCAGATTACTGGTTCTGCCCTTAATCCCATAATTGGCGGTAAAGTAAATTTATTTGATGGTAAAGTATTGCTGGCAGAATCTACCGACGCCACGACATCTGAAAATGGTAGTATTGGCGTATCACCCATAAAAGACAATAAGCAGAGCAAATCTGAAATTGGAAATGGGACAGGGAATACTAACGCCAGATTTAATAATTTAGATTTGGAACTAGGTAAAAACGTCCAAATTACCCGTGACCCTATTCTCAACTTTCGCGCCAGCGGTAATCTCATAGTTAACGGCTTAATCAATCAGCCGATACCCGATGGCACTATTCAGTTAGAAAAAGGAGGGGTAAATTTATTTACTACCCAATTTAACCTTGCTCGTGGCTATAAACACACTGCAACCTTTAGTCCTTCTCAACCCCGCGACCCCAACTTAGATATTCGGCTATTTGCCAAAGTATTGGATGTAACTCAAAGTAATGACTTCAGCCGGGTAAATTCTACAGGTTTATCAGCGTTAGAGAGTGTTCGAGTCGAAGCTACTATCAACGGTTTAGCTAGTAAACTAAATGAAAATTTAGAATTAACAAGTAGTCCCTCACGTAGTCAAACCGAAATTGTTGCTCTTTTAGGAGGCGGATTTGTAGACACCCAAGGACGTGCAGACAGTACTTTAGGTCTGATTAACATTGCAGGTTCGGCTGTGTTTAACAATTTTCAGTCAGCTTTTAACCAGATTGGGAGTACTTTTGGCTTAAGTGAACTGCGGATATTTCCTACCGTGATATCTGAGAATCCTGAAGCTGGAAGAAACAATTCAACTTTGGAATTAGCAGCGGAGGCTGGGGTTGACATTTCTTCCAAAATATCCGTTTCCAGTATTAAAATTTTGACAACAAACGATCCCTTCCAATGGGGTATTAATTACCGGATAAACAATGAATATCGTGTGCGTGCTTCGACTAACTTAACTGATGACAGTCGTGCAGTAGTGGAATATCAAAAGCGGTTTTAA
- a CDS encoding chemotaxis protein CheW, whose translation METQEKFLSFNLGVTDTAVISLQHIAEVLQVSLPEICGVPQMPSSVFGIYNWRGEMLWLVDLEAMLGYPPISQESNLVSKMMAIVLENKGKYLGLLVRQLIDIEWLDTKEMKPASAELFYPKISPFLQGYFINDSEEIIFNLDATTIIQSPGWGIHN comes from the coding sequence TTGGAAACCCAGGAAAAGTTTTTAAGTTTTAATTTGGGAGTAACTGATACAGCTGTAATTTCTTTACAACACATCGCAGAAGTTTTGCAAGTATCATTACCAGAAATATGTGGCGTTCCTCAGATGCCAAGTAGTGTCTTTGGTATTTATAATTGGCGGGGTGAGATGCTTTGGTTAGTCGATTTAGAGGCAATGTTAGGTTATCCTCCAATTTCACAAGAGTCAAATTTAGTTTCAAAAATGATGGCAATTGTTCTAGAAAATAAAGGTAAGTATTTGGGACTATTGGTGCGACAACTTATAGATATTGAATGGCTGGATACTAAAGAAATGAAACCCGCAAGTGCTGAATTATTTTATCCGAAAATATCACCTTTTTTACAGGGATACTTTATTAATGATTCGGAGGAGATAATTTTTAATTTGGATGCTACAACTATTATTCAATCTCCAGGATGGGGGATTCATAATTGA
- the murQ gene encoding N-acetylmuramic acid 6-phosphate etherase — protein MTNLQERGHLLTELVNPNSLNLDQLSSLELVELFNDEDQKAVAAVAAARIQLAEAIERTAERLRHGGRLFYIGAGTSGRLGVLDAAECPPTFCTPPELVQGIIAGGAGALVRSSEDLEDSIEDGEAAIAGRHVTQLDVVVGITAGGTTPYVHGALHAARQRGAITIFIACVPAEQVSFDADIDIRLLTGPEIIAGSTRLKAGTATKLALNILSSGVMVKLGKVYGNRMVDVAVTNQKLRDRALRILQDLTGLSRETAGFLLERSGKWVKLALLMHWTGLEKDEGDRLLSEHQSNLRAAVISYQNHKQP, from the coding sequence ATGACAAATTTGCAAGAACGCGGGCATCTTTTAACTGAGCTGGTAAATCCTAATAGTCTGAACTTAGACCAGCTCAGTTCTCTGGAATTGGTGGAGTTGTTTAATGACGAAGACCAAAAGGCTGTTGCAGCAGTTGCAGCGGCGAGAATTCAGTTGGCAGAGGCAATTGAACGCACCGCAGAGCGTTTGCGCCACGGAGGACGCCTATTTTATATCGGTGCGGGTACAAGTGGCAGATTAGGGGTGTTAGATGCTGCTGAGTGTCCACCTACTTTTTGTACACCCCCAGAGTTGGTACAGGGGATTATTGCTGGTGGTGCTGGCGCACTAGTACGCAGTTCTGAAGATTTAGAAGACAGCATTGAAGATGGCGAGGCTGCGATCGCAGGGCGGCACGTTACCCAATTAGATGTCGTAGTTGGCATTACCGCGGGTGGGACAACGCCTTATGTCCACGGTGCGCTTCATGCTGCTCGTCAGCGAGGAGCCATAACTATTTTTATCGCTTGTGTTCCTGCTGAACAAGTTAGCTTTGATGCCGATATTGACATTCGTCTATTAACAGGACCAGAAATAATCGCCGGTTCAACTCGCCTGAAAGCGGGTACAGCTACTAAATTAGCTTTAAATATCCTTTCTAGCGGCGTGATGGTTAAGCTCGGCAAAGTTTATGGCAATCGCATGGTGGATGTAGCAGTAACAAATCAAAAATTACGCGATCGCGCTTTGCGAATTTTGCAAGACCTCACAGGTTTAAGTCGGGAAACTGCTGGTTTTTTACTAGAACGTAGTGGTAAATGGGTCAAGCTGGCCCTATTGATGCACTGGACTGGTTTGGAAAAAGACGAAGGCGATCGTCTACTTTCAGAACACCAAAGTAATCTCAGAGCAGCCGTTATCAGCTATCAAAACCACAAGCAACCTTGA
- a CDS encoding response regulator: MNTVLVVEDGLTDMEIISRYLQQAGYSVISATSSEEAQDKIDQNKPDLIFLDVILPGKSGFEICRELKNNPDTSNIPVVFCSTKNSDVDKIWGNMLGADGYLSKPIDREELVVILKRLLN; encoded by the coding sequence ATGAATACTGTTTTAGTTGTTGAAGATGGCTTAACAGATATGGAAATAATCAGCCGTTACTTGCAACAGGCAGGTTATTCTGTGATTAGCGCCACTAGTAGTGAAGAGGCTCAAGACAAAATAGATCAAAATAAACCAGACTTAATATTTCTCGATGTAATTTTACCGGGTAAAAGTGGCTTTGAAATTTGCCGAGAACTGAAAAATAATCCTGACACTAGCAATATACCTGTGGTTTTTTGCTCTACAAAAAATAGTGATGTAGATAAAATTTGGGGTAATATGTTAGGCGCTGATGGTTATCTATCAAAACCGATTGATCGCGAGGAACTAGTAGTAATTTTAAAGCGATTACTCAATTAG
- a CDS encoding DUF3110 domain-containing protein — protein MITPMRVFVLIFNARTENEGIHTIREGDAKSGKLRNKILMFESEDDATRFALMLEAQDFPAPTPEPMDAEEIKEFCESAGYEWEIIPENSNLVVTPPELNVEKTDWQEDAQKEDTVEDTFPLNQQPLEEPELSDSELEKMRRKLEGLL, from the coding sequence ATGATTACACCAATGCGTGTTTTTGTGTTAATTTTTAACGCTCGAACGGAAAATGAGGGGATTCACACGATCCGGGAAGGCGATGCCAAAAGCGGCAAGCTACGCAATAAAATTCTGATGTTCGAGTCAGAAGACGATGCGACGCGCTTTGCCCTGATGTTAGAAGCTCAGGATTTCCCCGCACCCACACCGGAGCCGATGGATGCTGAAGAAATTAAGGAATTTTGCGAAAGTGCTGGATATGAATGGGAAATCATCCCAGAAAACAGCAATTTAGTTGTAACTCCCCCAGAACTTAACGTCGAAAAAACTGACTGGCAAGAAGATGCCCAGAAGGAGGATACTGTTGAAGATACTTTCCCTCTCAATCAACAGCCGCTAGAAGAACCAGAATTGTCGGATTCTGAACTAGAGAAGATGCGTCGCAAATTGGAAGGGTTGTTGTAA
- a CDS encoding response regulator translates to MAHQELISNNLVNEFKTCTQLQYNGKLNIKSSKGSQWTFYYRLGRIVWATGGTHPFRRWRRHIAQNCPQIDVDKLQLRGQDLSIDYWDYKLIEVFYKKQKIQREQIQSIAENTIAELLFDLALQGNFASLSCNRNQEVILETPMSFTSAEMSVKHMQDSWKIWSEAGLANFSPDLAPILRRPEQLEQMVSPSVYKNFVNLINGKFTLRDLAMKMKQSVLPLTRSLLPYILKGIIELVEVPDLPLGITEVNNNSTTTQAKKRIAPLVACVDDSPQVCKMVEDIVTSNGLRFVKIQDAVQALPTLIQDKPDLIFLDLIMPVASGYEICTQLRRISTFSNTPIIILTGSDGLLDRVRAKVVGSTDFLTKPVVADKVMSIIRKYLPTQSVSSEKSKSNLEVCN, encoded by the coding sequence ATGGCTCATCAAGAACTTATTTCAAATAATCTAGTAAATGAATTTAAAACTTGTACTCAGTTGCAATACAATGGCAAATTAAATATTAAGAGTTCAAAGGGCAGCCAATGGACTTTTTACTATCGACTGGGACGGATAGTTTGGGCAACAGGAGGAACTCATCCCTTCCGACGTTGGCGTAGACATATAGCCCAGAATTGTCCCCAGATTGATGTTGATAAGTTGCAGTTACGTGGGCAAGACCTATCAATTGATTACTGGGACTATAAACTGATAGAAGTATTTTATAAAAAACAGAAAATTCAGAGAGAACAGATTCAATCTATTGCGGAAAATACGATAGCAGAACTATTATTTGATCTAGCTTTGCAAGGAAACTTTGCTTCTCTAAGTTGCAATCGCAACCAAGAAGTTATCTTAGAAACCCCAATGAGCTTCACGAGTGCAGAAATGTCTGTAAAGCACATGCAAGACTCATGGAAAATTTGGTCAGAAGCAGGTTTAGCAAATTTTTCTCCTGACTTAGCACCAATTCTACGGCGACCAGAACAACTTGAGCAGATGGTTAGTCCATCTGTCTACAAAAACTTTGTAAATTTAATCAATGGCAAATTTACTCTGCGAGATTTAGCCATGAAAATGAAGCAGAGTGTACTACCACTTACCCGTTCCTTGCTTCCTTATATCCTTAAAGGAATCATTGAATTGGTAGAAGTACCTGACTTGCCTTTAGGAATTACTGAAGTCAATAATAACTCTACCACCACACAAGCCAAGAAGCGGATTGCTCCACTAGTGGCTTGCGTCGATGATAGCCCTCAAGTATGTAAAATGGTAGAGGATATTGTCACTTCCAATGGATTGAGGTTTGTCAAAATTCAAGATGCAGTACAAGCTCTACCAACCCTAATTCAGGATAAACCAGACCTGATTTTTTTGGATTTGATTATGCCAGTTGCTAGTGGTTACGAAATTTGTACTCAGTTACGAAGAATATCTACATTTTCCAACACACCAATAATTATATTAACAGGCAGTGATGGTCTTTTAGATCGAGTTCGTGCCAAAGTAGTTGGTTCTACAGATTTTCTCACTAAACCTGTAGTGGCTGATAAGGTAATGAGTATAATACGTAAATATTTACCTACACAAAGCGTATCCAGTGAAAAGAGTAAATCTAATTTAGAGGTTTGTAATTAG